A window of the Tripterygium wilfordii isolate XIE 37 chromosome 12, ASM1340144v1, whole genome shotgun sequence genome harbors these coding sequences:
- the LOC120011063 gene encoding protein phosphatase methylesterase 1-like isoform X1 — MESSNLAALPEENVEEQNNQHQRQEVASAFASVPHRPATQSSLQKYSPLDWKDYFDQEDDIKIPDSNDVSSGLVFHVYMAGTEGPVVFCLHGGGYSGLSFALSAGKIKEKARVVSMDLRGHGKSITENDLDLSVETMCNDVLAVLNAIYGDSPPAIVLAGHSMGGSIAVHVAAMKKLSSLAGLVVVDVVEGTAMASLIHMQKILSSRMQHFSSIEKAIEWSVKSGSLRNIDSARLSIPTTLKYDESKKCYVYRAKLEETEQYWRGWYEGLSEKFLSSPVPKLLLLAGTDRLDRTLTIGQMQGKYQMVVVRHTGHAIQEDVPDEFASLILNFISRNRIGPHGAFAIIT, encoded by the exons ATGGAGTCGTCGAATCTCGCTGCGCTTCCCGAAGAGAATGTGGAAGAGCAAAATAACCAACATCAACGACAAGAAGTAGCCTCTGCTTTTGCTTCTGTCCCTCATCGCCCTGCTACTCA GAGTTCTTTACAGAAATATTCACCGTTGGATTGGAAGGACTACTTTGATCAAGAGGACGATATTAAAATTCCAGACTCGAATGATGTTAGTTCTGGACTG GTATTTCATGTGTATATGGCTGGAACTGAAGGACCAGTTGTATTTTGTCTGCATGGAGGCGGTTATTCTGG gcTTTCATTTGCACTGTCAGCCGGCAAGATTAAGGAGAAAGCTCGAGTTGTTTCTATGGACTTGAGAGGACATGGAAAGTCAATCACGGAGAATGATCTTGACTTATCTGTTGAG ACTATGTGCAATGACGTTTTGGCTGTACTGAATGCAATATATGGGGATTCCCCTCCTGCAATTGTGCTTGCTGGTCACAG CATGGGTGGCTCAATTGCTGTGCATGTTGCTGCCATGAAGAAATTGTCTAGCTTGGCAGGATTGGTTGTTGTGGATGTTGTTGAG GGAACTGCTATGGCTTCATTGATccacatgcaaaaaatcctGTCAAGCAGGATGCAGCACTTTTCTAGCATTGAGAAAGCG ATTGAGTGGAGCGTTAAGAGTGGATCTCTAAGAAACATTGATTCTGCTCGTTTGTCGATTCCTACCACATTAAAGTATGATGAATCCAAGAAATG TTATGTTTACCGGGCGAAGCTGGAAGAAACTGAACAATATTGGAGAGGCTG GTATGAAGGGCTGTCTGAAAAATTTCTTTCATCTCCTGTGCCAAAGCTCTTACTTTTAGCAGGAACCGATAGACTGGACAG AACTCTGACAATTGGTCAAATGCAAGGGAAGTATCAAATGGTGGTGGTCAGGCATACTGGGCATGCTATACAG GAAGATGTCCCTGATGAATTTGCGTCACTGATACTCAACTTTATATCACGCAACCGGATTGGGCCTCATGGAGCATTTGCTATAATTACATAA
- the LOC120011063 gene encoding protein phosphatase methylesterase 1-like isoform X2, with protein MESSNLAALPEENVEEQNNQHQRQEVASAFASVPHRPATQSSLQKYSPLDWKDYFDQEDDIKIPDSNDVFHVYMAGTEGPVVFCLHGGGYSGLSFALSAGKIKEKARVVSMDLRGHGKSITENDLDLSVETMCNDVLAVLNAIYGDSPPAIVLAGHSMGGSIAVHVAAMKKLSSLAGLVVVDVVEGTAMASLIHMQKILSSRMQHFSSIEKAIEWSVKSGSLRNIDSARLSIPTTLKYDESKKCYVYRAKLEETEQYWRGWYEGLSEKFLSSPVPKLLLLAGTDRLDRTLTIGQMQGKYQMVVVRHTGHAIQEDVPDEFASLILNFISRNRIGPHGAFAIIT; from the exons ATGGAGTCGTCGAATCTCGCTGCGCTTCCCGAAGAGAATGTGGAAGAGCAAAATAACCAACATCAACGACAAGAAGTAGCCTCTGCTTTTGCTTCTGTCCCTCATCGCCCTGCTACTCA GAGTTCTTTACAGAAATATTCACCGTTGGATTGGAAGGACTACTTTGATCAAGAGGACGATATTAAAATTCCAGACTCGAATGAT GTATTTCATGTGTATATGGCTGGAACTGAAGGACCAGTTGTATTTTGTCTGCATGGAGGCGGTTATTCTGG gcTTTCATTTGCACTGTCAGCCGGCAAGATTAAGGAGAAAGCTCGAGTTGTTTCTATGGACTTGAGAGGACATGGAAAGTCAATCACGGAGAATGATCTTGACTTATCTGTTGAG ACTATGTGCAATGACGTTTTGGCTGTACTGAATGCAATATATGGGGATTCCCCTCCTGCAATTGTGCTTGCTGGTCACAG CATGGGTGGCTCAATTGCTGTGCATGTTGCTGCCATGAAGAAATTGTCTAGCTTGGCAGGATTGGTTGTTGTGGATGTTGTTGAG GGAACTGCTATGGCTTCATTGATccacatgcaaaaaatcctGTCAAGCAGGATGCAGCACTTTTCTAGCATTGAGAAAGCG ATTGAGTGGAGCGTTAAGAGTGGATCTCTAAGAAACATTGATTCTGCTCGTTTGTCGATTCCTACCACATTAAAGTATGATGAATCCAAGAAATG TTATGTTTACCGGGCGAAGCTGGAAGAAACTGAACAATATTGGAGAGGCTG GTATGAAGGGCTGTCTGAAAAATTTCTTTCATCTCCTGTGCCAAAGCTCTTACTTTTAGCAGGAACCGATAGACTGGACAG AACTCTGACAATTGGTCAAATGCAAGGGAAGTATCAAATGGTGGTGGTCAGGCATACTGGGCATGCTATACAG GAAGATGTCCCTGATGAATTTGCGTCACTGATACTCAACTTTATATCACGCAACCGGATTGGGCCTCATGGAGCATTTGCTATAATTACATAA
- the LOC120011063 gene encoding protein phosphatase methylesterase 1-like isoform X3, with translation MAGTEGPVVFCLHGGGYSGLSFALSAGKIKEKARVVSMDLRGHGKSITENDLDLSVETMCNDVLAVLNAIYGDSPPAIVLAGHSMGGSIAVHVAAMKKLSSLAGLVVVDVVEGTAMASLIHMQKILSSRMQHFSSIEKAIEWSVKSGSLRNIDSARLSIPTTLKYDESKKCYVYRAKLEETEQYWRGWYEGLSEKFLSSPVPKLLLLAGTDRLDRTLTIGQMQGKYQMVVVRHTGHAIQEDVPDEFASLILNFISRNRIGPHGAFAIIT, from the exons ATGGCTGGAACTGAAGGACCAGTTGTATTTTGTCTGCATGGAGGCGGTTATTCTGG gcTTTCATTTGCACTGTCAGCCGGCAAGATTAAGGAGAAAGCTCGAGTTGTTTCTATGGACTTGAGAGGACATGGAAAGTCAATCACGGAGAATGATCTTGACTTATCTGTTGAG ACTATGTGCAATGACGTTTTGGCTGTACTGAATGCAATATATGGGGATTCCCCTCCTGCAATTGTGCTTGCTGGTCACAG CATGGGTGGCTCAATTGCTGTGCATGTTGCTGCCATGAAGAAATTGTCTAGCTTGGCAGGATTGGTTGTTGTGGATGTTGTTGAG GGAACTGCTATGGCTTCATTGATccacatgcaaaaaatcctGTCAAGCAGGATGCAGCACTTTTCTAGCATTGAGAAAGCG ATTGAGTGGAGCGTTAAGAGTGGATCTCTAAGAAACATTGATTCTGCTCGTTTGTCGATTCCTACCACATTAAAGTATGATGAATCCAAGAAATG TTATGTTTACCGGGCGAAGCTGGAAGAAACTGAACAATATTGGAGAGGCTG GTATGAAGGGCTGTCTGAAAAATTTCTTTCATCTCCTGTGCCAAAGCTCTTACTTTTAGCAGGAACCGATAGACTGGACAG AACTCTGACAATTGGTCAAATGCAAGGGAAGTATCAAATGGTGGTGGTCAGGCATACTGGGCATGCTATACAG GAAGATGTCCCTGATGAATTTGCGTCACTGATACTCAACTTTATATCACGCAACCGGATTGGGCCTCATGGAGCATTTGCTATAATTACATAA